The Gemmatimonadaceae bacterium genome segment GGCGTCCGCTCTCGTCTCGCGCGGCGCCGCCGAGGGCAGCTCCCGCCAGCACAATGGCCATACTGGCGGCTGTGAACCAGAGCGGCTGCGCCGCCGCAGGAAACGCGAGGTTGGTCAGCGACGGCGGCGCGAGTTGCATCAGGAGCACGTACGATATCCCCACTGCCAGACCATGGGTGCGCGGACGCCGGCGGGCGAGGGCCGCCGCGGTGTACCCGCCAGCGATGGCTGCTAGCCCATTCATCACCAGCAAGAACGCCGCCAGCGGCAGCACCGGGAGAGCCTCCGGCGGGCCCCCGTGGAACACCACGGCATCAGCCATCGCGCTCAGCACGAAAGCCAGTGCGCACCCGACCGCGATTCCCGTCACCGTTCGCACCACGCCTCGCCTCCTGAGCATTCGCCTCAACTTACGGACGAGGGCCGTTGGCAGAAAGCGCACTCCACGCCGCGCCCGCGCGTGGAAAGCGGCCTGACCCGGTGCTACATTCGGCCGATTCGCCAACCGGCCGAATCTCACCACCCCAGGAGCTGAAGCAATGACGACGGCCGAGCCACGTCTCACCGCGGCGGAGGAACCAAAGGATCTTGGGTTCGGGACCGTCGTCGGCCAAGCGAACACCCAGCGGCTGCTGAATCGCGACGGATCGTTCAACGTCCGGCGCGATGGATTGCCACGGCTGTCGTCGCTCAGCCTGTACCATGCATTGCTGGGGCTCAGCTGGCCGCAGTTCATCGGGCTGCTCGTGGGCGGCTACCTCGTGGTGAATGTGCTGTTCGCGTTGGCATACTCGGCGTGCGGGCCGGGCGCATTGATGGGTACGGCGGCATCGACGATGGGTGGTGGGTTCTTGCGGGCGTTCTTCTTCAGCGTGCACACCTTTGCCACCATCGGCTACGGCAACGTGGTGCCGATGGGACTACCGGCGAATCTGCTGGTGACGCTGGAAACAATCGTCGGTCTGCTCGGGTTCGCGGTCAGCACCGGCGTCCTCTTCGCGCGGTTCGCGCGGCCCACGGCGCGGGTGCTATTCAGTGCGCGCGCCGTGGTGGCGCCGTATCGTGGCCGCACGGGCTTCATGTTCCGCCTCGTGAACGGGCGTTCCAACCAGCTCATCGAGCTCGATGTGAAAGTGCTGTTCAGCCGCATCGAAGAGCGACAGGGGGCGAGGCAACGAGTGTACGATCAGCTCAAGCTGGAGCGCACGCACGTCGTGTTCTTTCCATTGGCGTGGACAGTGGTGCACCCGATCGACGAATCGAGCCCGATGTGGGGGTTCACGGAGTCGGAGTTCCAGGCGTGCGAGACCGAGTTCCTGATCCTGCTGAGCGCCATCGACGAGACGTTCGCGCAGACCGTCCATGCCCGCACGTCGTACCGAGCCGATGAGATCGCAGTGGGAGCCAAGTTCGTGAACATCTACAATCCGCGGGCTTCCGATGGGTCCGAGAGCATCGACATCTCGCGGCTGAGCGAGATCGAGCGGGTAGCGAGGGACGCGGCCGAGATGCACGACACCGCCACCTGGCACCACACGGGGCACTTCACGGGGTTCGCTCCCCCGGCGCCGCCGGATCGGCGTTCCGGAACGGCGGGCCCGCCGCCCGTGAGCTAATGCCTCAGAGTGCCGGGTTGGTGGGGAAGTCGGAGACCTGATCGGAATTGCCGGCGCGCTGCACTTCCTCGGCGCGTGCGGCCGACACGGGGAGCTTCTTGAGCACTGCGTCGCGGCACGCGGCGAGCACGGCCTCGAGCGCCTCGATGCCGTCGTCGGTGGCTTCGTAGAATAGATCGTTCACCGCAGACTCGGCGCGCTCCAGCTGCTGCACGAGTGCCTTGGCGTGGCCCCGGCTCGGCATCACGCCGCAGACCTTGGGCGTGGCGCGATTGCCGCACGCCTTCCGTAGGACGATCACCGCGCCGCGCTTGCCCGGCTGCACG includes the following:
- a CDS encoding ion channel; the protein is MTTAEPRLTAAEEPKDLGFGTVVGQANTQRLLNRDGSFNVRRDGLPRLSSLSLYHALLGLSWPQFIGLLVGGYLVVNVLFALAYSACGPGALMGTAASTMGGGFLRAFFFSVHTFATIGYGNVVPMGLPANLLVTLETIVGLLGFAVSTGVLFARFARPTARVLFSARAVVAPYRGRTGFMFRLVNGRSNQLIELDVKVLFSRIEERQGARQRVYDQLKLERTHVVFFPLAWTVVHPIDESSPMWGFTESEFQACETEFLILLSAIDETFAQTVHARTSYRADEIAVGAKFVNIYNPRASDGSESIDISRLSEIERVARDAAEMHDTATWHHTGHFTGFAPPAPPDRRSGTAGPPPVS
- a CDS encoding DUF3792 family protein, which gives rise to MLRRRGVVRTVTGIAVGCALAFVLSAMADAVVFHGGPPEALPVLPLAAFLLVMNGLAAIAGGYTAAALARRRPRTHGLAVGISYVLLMQLAPPSLTNLAFPAAAQPLWFTAASMAIVLAGAALGGAARDESGRQRA